In the Sphingobacterium sp. PCS056 genome, CTTAAAGATCCTGAAGTAAGAGTCTTGTTAAATAAAACTTGGCAGGCCTATAAAAGTAATAAGTTTAACGAGCTGATGCAATTTGTTGAAATCTTCGCTGCAGAAATACGTGATTCTCAAAAGCGAGATTTTGAAAAATGGAAAATTGGGAACAATAATTTGGGAGCAAATAAGGCTAGCATGAAAATATTTCTTCGAAGTCGTGCGCAAGTGATAGATCGATTTATTTCAAAATTATAGCACATGATTTCATGCGACGAGATTCTGTAATTGTTTAGATATAATTTAAAGCTTTTGATGAATTATTGCTTTGTGATTACGATAGGTAATTTTCTCTTATAGGCGATTTTATCTCTATCCAGAGAACAGGATCCCCTCATCCTCAGCATTGTTATTAACGGAGATGCTTATGATCGTGATCAATGGATGATCCTTATTTATTTAGACATTTATTCTTTCGCTATCGCGATTCATGTTGATATCCTGGTTTTGTTATTTCCCTAACCGAATAATTAGGCCGTCTTTATTGTATTGTCAGCAACTTTAGGTGGTAAGAAACTTTTCCTTGTATGATTTTTCAAAATAGTTACCTAATGAGCGTGTTCTTTCGGTGTCTACGCTATTAATATAGCGATGAAACATTTGCTCTGTACTGTGTCCCGTAGCCTCCATTAAAAGTGGAGTGGGGATCTTACCGTAGAAATTTGAAGCAAAGCTTCTGCGTCCGATATGGCTTGTAATCGCTTCCCATTTTTGTACCATCATCTCGTATGCTCTGAATCCACAGCGCTTATGTACTTTTACTAAACTTTTTATACCTGCTAAACGTACAACTTCTTTAATCTGATCGTTATATTTCTGAATGGGTAATCGAGCTGGAAATGAATCACTATTTTTTGACATAATTACCAAAGCTGCAGGGTGAAGCGGTAATAGGATATCCTTTTGCGTCTTTTGTTGAACAAATGACATACAGGGTCTTCCATCAAGAATCTCCATCATTGCTATGTTAAAATTCATAAAGTCTGAAACACGCTGACCCGTATAACAACTGATTATAAGCCAGTCTTTTGCTGCTTGCAGTGTGTCAGGAACTTCCATTCTTTTAATTTTGATCAGTTCATCCTCTGTTAAAGTTACGATTTGATGATATTTTTTTTCCTTTGGAAGCTCAAGTTCATACACATACGTGCGTATTCCTCTTTTTTCCAAAAAATTTAAAATGGTACGTACAAAATGTATGGTTCGATATGTGGTGGTTTTGCTGTACTGTTCTAATTCACAGAAGATTAAAAAATCTTTAACAAAAGTTTCATTGACTTCGTTTATATGCAGGTGTTGCATACGGTGGCCTTCAAATCTTTCTAACAATCGAAAGAAAACCATATAGCGCTTGTAGGTTGCAGAGGAGATTATATGGTGTCTATTATTGATGTAAGCCTCCATATGTTTCAATAAACCACCTTCTGGCAAAGCTACATTGCTTAAGGTTGCATTTTTTTTTATAATCCGTCCCAAGGTAGTGATGGAAAATGTACGCTGTTTTGTTTTGATTTCTCTTAGATAGTTGGCAATTCCGATTCGAATCCTATTGAGAAGTAAATGTAGCTTTTTGTATCTTTTTAGATAAATATTGTCAGGACGTTGTTTCTCTTGATCCCATCGGGAAGAGGTAATCCTTAAAGGAGTTTTTATAAGATGCTCATCCTTTTTATCGTCGATAAACCTGATTGCAATAGTAGATGATAAGTTAGCATCCAGTAAAATAAAATTAAAAGTCATAATAGTAACATTTAGCTAATTGTTTGTAGCTAAGTTAGTACTATATCTTGATTAGTCTAATTCAGACTAGTATTGTATCTAGTAAATTTATGAAAAAGATTGGAATTAAGCAATAGCTAATTATCAGACAGCATTTTAAAAGCATAAAGACCACAATGCTCAAATAAATAAAAATTTTAAAAACGTAATATTTACGACAAATAGTAGGTTGATAATTAATGATTTAAATATTTTTT is a window encoding:
- a CDS encoding phage integrase SAM-like domain-containing protein; the protein is MTFNFILLDANLSSTIAIRFIDDKKDEHLIKTPLRITSSRWDQEKQRPDNIYLKRYKKLHLLLNRIRIGIANYLREIKTKQRTFSITTLGRIIKKNATLSNVALPEGGLLKHMEAYINNRHHIISSATYKRYMVFFRLLERFEGHRMQHLHINEVNETFVKDFLIFCELEQYSKTTTYRTIHFVRTILNFLEKRGIRTYVYELELPKEKKYHQIVTLTEDELIKIKRMEVPDTLQAAKDWLIISCYTGQRVSDFMNFNIAMMEILDGRPCMSFVQQKTQKDILLPLHPAALVIMSKNSDSFPARLPIQKYNDQIKEVVRLAGIKSLVKVHKRCGFRAYEMMVQKWEAITSHIGRRSFASNFYGKIPTPLLMEATGHSTEQMFHRYINSVDTERTRSLGNYFEKSYKEKFLTT